The following are encoded in a window of Streptomyces sp. 11x1 genomic DNA:
- a CDS encoding LytTR family DNA-binding domain-containing protein produces the protein MLRALAVDDEKPSLEELLYLLNADPRVGSAEGANDATEALRRINRALESGPDGPEAIDVVFLDIQMAGLDGLDLARLLTGFARPPLVVFVTAHEGFAVQAFDLKAVDYVLKPVRRERLAEAIRRAAQLREAITAPTPSIPVHEPDPDQIPVELGGVTRFVSVDDITHVEAQGDYARLHTPHGSHLVRIPLSTLEERWRARGFVRIHRRHLVALRHVGELRLDAGTVSVLVGSVELQVSRRHARELRDLLMRRTTG, from the coding sequence ATGCTGCGCGCGCTCGCCGTCGATGACGAGAAACCCTCCCTGGAGGAGCTGCTGTACCTGCTGAACGCGGATCCACGGGTCGGCAGCGCCGAGGGCGCCAACGACGCCACCGAGGCACTGCGGCGGATCAACCGCGCCCTGGAGTCCGGCCCCGACGGGCCCGAGGCGATCGACGTCGTCTTCCTCGACATCCAGATGGCCGGCCTCGACGGCCTCGACCTCGCCCGCCTTCTCACCGGCTTCGCCCGGCCCCCGCTGGTCGTCTTCGTCACCGCGCACGAGGGCTTCGCCGTCCAGGCCTTCGACCTCAAGGCCGTCGACTACGTCCTCAAACCCGTACGCCGGGAACGCCTCGCCGAGGCGATCCGCCGGGCCGCCCAGCTCCGCGAGGCGATCACGGCCCCGACCCCGTCGATCCCCGTCCACGAACCCGACCCCGACCAGATACCCGTCGAACTCGGCGGGGTGACCCGCTTCGTCAGCGTCGACGACATCACCCACGTCGAGGCCCAGGGCGACTACGCCCGACTGCACACCCCGCACGGCAGCCACCTCGTCCGCATCCCCCTGTCGACCCTCGAGGAGCGCTGGCGCGCACGCGGGTTCGTCCGCATCCACCGCCGTCATCTCGTCGCCCTGCGGCACGTCGGCGAACTCCGGCTGGACGCGGGCACGGTCAGCGTCCTCGTCGGCTCCGTGGAACTCCAGGTCAGCCGCCGCCACGCCCGCGAACTGCGCGACCTGCTGATGCGCCGGACCACGGGCTGA
- a CDS encoding protein kinase domain-containing protein, with translation MQSGAPYSGAGRVIADRYLLLNQLGSGGMGHVWLAHDRQLDCEVALKEIVFRHPGEAEQERTARVARARAEARHAAGLRAHPNVVTVHDVLEHDELPWIVMEYVPGALDLKALVTQRGSLAPAECARIGLAVLDALTAGHERGIMHRDVKPANILLAPDRTGSPYARVLLTDYGISVQPDTQETRYTRTHVLVGTAGYLAPERAQGGAPTAASDLFSLGCTLYHAVEGYGPFDRDSEIAALTAVVLEQPRPMLRAGALEPVLAAMLAKDPVHRITAAETEAALSAIVTPQAHPRTEPDLGSQPQWASGPTHTADHGYPLAPPGAHETPWYAPSGGAGEPGGGGAPARADSWSPPEHRGAGSGGHHRRHRSRALLAGVATTLGLALVVGGTWYAMGNMKELTDGLGGGGGGNATLPYGRAVGLTEPLKDGDCVDVTWRDTPFTDLAGLRIVAGCAGPTMDGQVMASYEVSSAADARAGGAARCEQLTAEARDRLVDVRSLAVVPTDDGFDAAGRRVACLLLGERRPVWGPIGEYRTVGETVLLDVATLQKQDCFDRISENKIRLVSCRGRHREKVLGFHEMSPGITYDKAQKQALAACEENLPPVQYGYEPDRTGSGFWVSEDGWKKGAHFVVCTVISATGGTMEGEEA, from the coding sequence ATGCAGTCAGGCGCACCGTATTCGGGAGCCGGCCGGGTCATCGCCGACCGCTATCTCCTGCTGAACCAGCTGGGCAGCGGCGGCATGGGCCATGTCTGGCTGGCGCACGACCGTCAGCTGGACTGCGAGGTGGCGCTCAAGGAGATCGTGTTCCGCCATCCGGGCGAGGCCGAGCAGGAGCGCACCGCCCGCGTGGCCCGCGCCCGCGCGGAGGCCCGGCACGCCGCCGGACTGCGCGCCCACCCGAACGTGGTCACCGTGCACGACGTCCTGGAACACGACGAGCTGCCGTGGATCGTCATGGAGTACGTGCCGGGCGCCCTGGACCTGAAGGCGCTGGTGACCCAGCGAGGCTCCCTCGCGCCTGCCGAGTGCGCCCGGATCGGGCTCGCCGTGCTGGACGCGCTGACCGCCGGGCACGAGCGCGGCATCATGCACCGGGACGTCAAGCCGGCCAACATCCTGCTCGCCCCGGACCGCACCGGATCACCGTACGCACGCGTCCTCCTCACCGACTACGGCATCTCCGTCCAGCCGGACACCCAGGAGACCCGGTACACCCGGACCCATGTCCTGGTCGGGACCGCCGGGTATCTGGCACCCGAGCGGGCGCAGGGTGGGGCGCCGACCGCCGCGTCCGACCTGTTCTCGCTGGGCTGCACGCTCTACCACGCCGTCGAGGGGTACGGGCCGTTCGACCGCGACTCGGAGATCGCGGCGCTCACCGCCGTGGTCCTGGAGCAACCGCGCCCCATGCTGCGGGCGGGCGCGCTGGAACCGGTGCTGGCCGCCATGCTCGCCAAGGACCCCGTACACCGGATCACCGCAGCCGAGACCGAGGCGGCGCTCTCCGCGATCGTCACGCCCCAGGCCCACCCGCGCACCGAGCCCGACCTCGGCTCGCAACCGCAGTGGGCGAGCGGGCCCACGCACACGGCGGATCACGGGTACCCCCTCGCCCCTCCGGGCGCGCACGAGACACCGTGGTACGCGCCGTCGGGCGGAGCCGGCGAGCCGGGAGGAGGGGGTGCACCAGCACGTGCGGACAGCTGGTCCCCACCGGAGCACCGGGGGGCGGGCTCCGGCGGGCATCACCGTCGGCACCGCAGCCGCGCCCTGCTCGCGGGCGTGGCGACCACCCTCGGTCTCGCTCTGGTCGTCGGCGGAACCTGGTACGCCATGGGGAACATGAAGGAGCTGACGGACGGCCTCGGCGGCGGAGGCGGCGGGAACGCGACGCTGCCGTACGGCAGGGCCGTGGGCCTGACCGAGCCACTGAAGGACGGTGACTGCGTCGACGTCACCTGGCGCGACACCCCGTTCACCGACCTGGCCGGGCTTCGGATCGTGGCCGGGTGCGCGGGGCCCACGATGGACGGCCAGGTGATGGCCTCCTACGAGGTCTCGTCCGCCGCGGACGCCCGCGCGGGCGGCGCGGCCCGGTGCGAGCAGCTCACGGCGGAGGCCCGGGACAGGCTCGTGGACGTCCGCTCCCTCGCCGTGGTGCCGACCGACGACGGTTTCGACGCGGCCGGCCGCCGGGTCGCCTGTCTGCTGCTGGGCGAGCGCAGGCCGGTGTGGGGGCCGATCGGTGAGTACCGGACGGTGGGTGAGACGGTGCTCCTCGACGTGGCCACCCTGCAGAAGCAGGACTGTTTCGACCGCATCTCCGAGAACAAGATCCGGCTGGTGTCCTGCCGGGGCCGCCATCGGGAGAAGGTGCTCGGGTTCCATGAGATGAGCCCCGGCATCACCTACGACAAGGCGCAGAAACAGGCTCTCGCCGCCTGCGAGGAGAACCTGCCGCCGGTGCAGTACGGCTATGAGCCCGATCGGACCGGATCCGGTTTCTGGGTCAGCGAGGACGGCTGGAAAAAGGGCGCACATTTCGTCGTCTGCACTGTCATTTCCGCCACTGGGGGCACCATGGAGGGAGAAGAAGCCTGA
- a CDS encoding FAD-dependent oxidoreductase gives MTRASDTGGPVGDAPVVVVGGGVVGLCTAYYLAAGGVPVEVVERRGLGSGVSRGNAGWVCLSHSTPVPAPGVLRYALRSLGRPDSPLYLRPLPDPAFVRWLWRFWRNSTPAAFRHGYAAIAELNRTTFDLFEGLREAGVDTTLTRPGMVHAFLSPAEARHHLAVQREMAEGRYPLPDDVTTGADARLLDDALAPTVRAAYLVEGEGVVDPEAFAQALGDALAAAGVKVHENAEATGFRSAGGRITALRTAHGEIPCSAVVVAAGMRSPGLLRALGRPMPLQAGKGYSFSVELDPAPRHTLYFGERRAVASPIGGTTRIGGTMELSGNNNRLDWRRVVAVALASRPYLGRWFDDPDDLVSLIRDPWVGGRPFLPDGLPVVDRVPSHENAYAATGHGMLGVTLGPATGARLAEYIRTGRRPEVLLPFRFDRLRS, from the coding sequence CGAGGCCTGGGCTCCGGGGTGTCCCGCGGCAACGCGGGCTGGGTCTGCCTCAGCCATTCGACACCCGTGCCGGCCCCCGGTGTCCTGCGCTACGCCCTGCGCTCGCTCGGCCGCCCCGACTCGCCCCTGTACCTACGGCCGCTGCCGGACCCGGCCTTCGTCCGGTGGCTGTGGCGGTTCTGGCGCAACAGCACACCGGCCGCGTTCCGGCACGGCTACGCGGCGATCGCGGAGCTGAACCGCACCACCTTCGACCTGTTCGAAGGGCTGCGCGAGGCCGGCGTCGACACGACCCTCACCCGGCCCGGCATGGTGCACGCCTTCCTGTCCCCGGCCGAGGCCCGCCACCACCTCGCCGTCCAGCGGGAGATGGCGGAGGGCCGCTACCCGCTGCCCGACGACGTCACCACGGGCGCCGACGCCCGGCTGCTGGACGACGCGCTGGCGCCCACGGTGCGCGCGGCCTATCTCGTCGAGGGCGAGGGGGTGGTCGATCCGGAGGCCTTCGCCCAAGCGCTCGGCGACGCGCTCGCCGCAGCCGGGGTGAAGGTTCACGAGAACGCGGAGGCCACCGGTTTCCGGTCCGCCGGGGGGCGGATCACCGCACTGCGCACCGCGCACGGCGAGATCCCCTGCTCGGCCGTCGTCGTCGCCGCAGGGATGCGTTCGCCCGGCCTGTTGCGCGCTCTGGGGAGGCCGATGCCCCTCCAGGCGGGCAAGGGCTACAGCTTCTCCGTGGAGCTGGATCCGGCGCCTCGCCACACGCTGTACTTCGGTGAGCGCCGGGCTGTCGCCTCGCCGATCGGCGGCACCACGCGGATCGGCGGGACGATGGAACTGAGCGGCAACAACAACCGGCTCGACTGGCGGCGGGTCGTCGCGGTCGCCCTCGCGAGCCGGCCCTATCTGGGCCGCTGGTTCGACGATCCCGACGATCTGGTGAGCCTGATCCGGGATCCGTGGGTGGGAGGGCGGCCGTTCCTCCCGGACGGGCTGCCGGTGGTCGACCGGGTTCCGAGCCATGAGAACGCGTACGCGGCGACCGGGCACGGGATGCTGGGGGTCACGCTGGGGCCGGCGACCGGGGCGCGGCTCGCCGAGTACATCCGCACCGGGCGGAGGCCAGAGGTGCTCCTGCCGTTCCGCTTCGATCGGCTGCGGTCCTGA
- a CDS encoding Lrp/AsnC family transcriptional regulator, with protein MNSKSAAFDELDRKIITALMANARTSFAEIGSDIGLSATAVKRRVDRLRETGVITGFTATVQPAALGWRTEAYVEVYCEGAAPPRRLAEVVRNHPEITAAMTVTGGADALLHVRAVDVEHFEEVLERIRTEPFIRKTISYMVLSHLLPEAPEAAATQDAANVR; from the coding sequence ATGAACAGCAAGTCCGCGGCGTTCGACGAGCTCGACCGCAAGATCATCACGGCGTTGATGGCGAACGCGAGGACCAGCTTCGCCGAGATCGGCTCGGACATCGGGCTTTCGGCCACCGCGGTCAAGCGGCGGGTGGACCGGTTGCGGGAGACCGGGGTGATCACCGGGTTCACGGCCACCGTGCAGCCGGCCGCGCTCGGCTGGCGCACGGAGGCGTACGTGGAGGTGTACTGCGAGGGCGCGGCGCCGCCCCGGCGGCTCGCGGAGGTGGTCCGCAACCATCCGGAGATCACGGCGGCGATGACGGTGACCGGGGGCGCGGACGCGCTGCTGCACGTGCGGGCGGTCGACGTGGAGCATTTCGAGGAGGTGCTGGAGCGGATCCGCACCGAGCCGTTCATCCGGAAGACGATCAGCTACATGGTGCTGTCGCACCTGCTGCCGGAGGCTCCGGAGGCCGCCGCGACCCAGGACGCAGCGAACGTGCGCTGA
- a CDS encoding histidine kinase produces the protein MTGFLAGFCVAVLPLLAAGFWLGRRTARPRDSLGGLGTPVEHATFQTLHTATLAAPPLRAGLTEETARRSAKRLRTLLGTDALCLTDHESVLAWEGVAEHHRAEIMGRLAGPLETGRGEAFRLTCDIIDCPVRWAVVAPLTVDDRVHGALVACAPRESAVLVRAAGEVARWVSVQLELADLDQSRTRLIEAEIKALRAQISPHFIFNSLAVIASFVRTDPERARELLLEFADFTRYSFRRHGDFTTLADELHAIDHYLALVRARFGDRLSVTLQIAPEVLPVTLPFLCLQPLVENAVKHGLEGRSVTAAGKSHISITAQDAGAEALVVIEDDGVGMEPAVLRRILAGETSPSGGIGLSNVDERLRQVYGDDHGLVIETAVGAGMKITARLPKYQPGVHPDGGIPRT, from the coding sequence GTGACCGGGTTCCTGGCCGGGTTCTGCGTGGCCGTGCTCCCGCTGCTCGCGGCCGGCTTCTGGCTCGGCCGGCGTACGGCCCGCCCGCGCGACAGCCTCGGCGGACTCGGCACACCCGTCGAGCACGCCACCTTCCAGACCCTGCACACCGCCACCCTCGCCGCGCCCCCGCTGCGCGCCGGCCTCACGGAGGAGACGGCCCGCAGATCGGCCAAACGGCTGCGCACCCTGCTCGGCACGGACGCGCTCTGCCTCACCGACCACGAGTCCGTCCTCGCCTGGGAGGGCGTCGCCGAGCACCACCGCGCCGAGATCATGGGGCGCCTGGCGGGGCCCCTGGAGACCGGCCGGGGCGAAGCCTTCCGGCTGACCTGCGACATCATCGACTGCCCGGTGCGCTGGGCGGTGGTCGCCCCCCTGACGGTCGACGACCGGGTCCACGGGGCGCTCGTCGCCTGCGCGCCCCGCGAGTCCGCCGTCCTCGTCCGGGCGGCCGGCGAGGTCGCCCGCTGGGTCTCCGTACAGCTCGAACTGGCCGATCTCGACCAGTCCCGGACCCGACTGATCGAGGCCGAGATCAAGGCCCTGCGCGCCCAGATCTCCCCGCACTTCATTTTCAACTCGCTCGCGGTGATCGCCTCGTTCGTCCGCACCGACCCCGAGCGCGCCCGCGAACTGCTGCTGGAATTCGCCGACTTCACCCGCTACTCGTTCCGCAGACACGGCGACTTCACCACCCTCGCCGACGAACTCCACGCCATCGACCACTATCTGGCGCTGGTCCGGGCCCGCTTCGGCGACCGGCTCTCGGTCACGCTCCAGATAGCCCCCGAGGTCCTGCCGGTCACCCTGCCCTTCCTCTGCCTCCAGCCCCTCGTGGAGAACGCGGTGAAGCATGGGCTCGAAGGCCGGTCCGTCACCGCCGCCGGCAAGAGCCACATCAGCATCACCGCGCAGGACGCCGGAGCCGAGGCCCTCGTCGTCATCGAGGACGACGGCGTCGGCATGGAACCCGCAGTGCTCCGCCGTATCCTCGCCGGCGAGACCAGTCCGTCCGGCGGCATCGGCCTCAGCAATGTCGACGAGCGGCTCCGCCAGGTCTACGGGGACGACCACGGCCTGGTCATCGAGACCGCGGTGGGCGCGGGCATGAAGATCACCGCCCGGCTGCCGAAATACCAGCCGGGCGTACACCCGGACGGGGGAATACCCCGCACCTGA
- the ddaH gene encoding dimethylargininase, with translation MPDSRVPRLRRFLVCEPRHFAVQYSINPWMHPDVPVDVDLAQDQWQELIRAYRTHGHTVDTVEPVAALPDMVFAANCALVLGGRVLGSLFHAPERRAESTAYDAWFKSAGYEVFRSESVCEGEGDLVPTGRYLLAGTGFRTTREAHRQAQEFFGVPVISLQLVDPRFYHLDTALFVLNDGSDGSAGNIAYYPEAFSPGSRAVLARLYPDAVIATREDAMAFGLNSVSDGRHVFISPRAKELADQLARQGYVPVPVDLSEFQKAGGGIKCVTQEIRS, from the coding sequence GTGCCCGACAGCCGTGTGCCGCGCCTTCGGCGCTTTCTCGTCTGCGAACCCAGACACTTCGCCGTGCAGTACTCGATCAATCCCTGGATGCATCCGGACGTCCCCGTGGATGTCGACCTCGCCCAGGATCAGTGGCAGGAACTGATCCGCGCCTACCGGACCCATGGTCACACCGTGGACACCGTGGAGCCGGTGGCGGCGCTGCCGGACATGGTGTTCGCGGCCAACTGCGCGCTCGTCCTCGGCGGCCGTGTCCTCGGCTCGCTGTTCCACGCGCCCGAGCGGCGCGCCGAGTCCACCGCCTACGACGCCTGGTTCAAGAGCGCCGGGTACGAGGTGTTCCGCTCGGAGTCGGTGTGCGAGGGAGAGGGCGATCTGGTACCCACCGGTCGCTATCTGCTCGCCGGGACCGGCTTCCGCACCACCCGTGAGGCGCACCGCCAGGCACAGGAGTTCTTCGGTGTCCCCGTGATCAGCCTCCAGCTGGTGGACCCGCGGTTCTACCATCTGGACACGGCGCTGTTCGTCCTGAACGACGGGAGCGACGGCTCCGCGGGCAACATCGCGTACTACCCGGAGGCCTTCTCCCCCGGCAGTCGCGCGGTCCTCGCCCGCCTCTACCCGGACGCGGTGATCGCCACCCGCGAGGACGCCATGGCCTTCGGCCTGAACTCGGTCTCCGACGGCCGTCACGTCTTCATCTCGCCACGCGCCAAGGAGCTCGCCGACCAGCTCGCCCGGCAGGGCTACGTTCCCGTCCCCGTCGACCTGTCGGAGTTCCAGAAGGCCGGCGGCGGCATCAAATGCGTCACTCAGGAGATCCGCTCATGA
- a CDS encoding cation acetate symporter, whose translation MNENYAVPAVALVVVATVLVGAFGLRISRTTSDFYVASRTVGPRLNAAAISGEYLSAASFLGIAGLVLVQGPDMLWYPVGYTAGYLVLLLFVAAPLRRSGAYTLPDFAEARLASKTVRRLAGAFVVGVGWLYLLPQLQGAGLTLNVLTDAPEWLGGVIVAVVVSATVAAGGMRSITFVQAFQYWLKLTALLVPALFLVLAWQGDGAPRHAFDEPATFREQRVVRVDETLDLKLDGPLTVTATGTIDGRRHDNRRVDLPGGTHRIERGTRLTFAEGDPVPVADRGTNGGMSTSLASGREERPLYATYGLILATFLGTMGLPHVVVRFYTSPDGVAARRTTVVVLGMIGVFYLLPPIYGALGRLYAPDLTLTGDADAAVLLLPDRMIGGLGGDLLGALVAGGAFAAFLSTASGLTMAVAGVLTQDVLPARGVRHFRLATVLAMAVPLAASVLVGGLPVADAVGLAFAVSASSFCPLLVLGIWWRRLTPPGAAAGMLVGGGAALLAVAATMAGYPGTGTLHALLAWPALWSVPLGFLTMVLVSLATPGKVPAETPAILARFHLPEELVGGRTRAATKEIELWRR comes from the coding sequence GTGAACGAGAACTACGCCGTCCCCGCGGTCGCCCTCGTCGTCGTCGCGACCGTCCTCGTCGGCGCCTTCGGCCTGCGCATATCCCGCACCACCTCCGACTTCTACGTCGCCTCCCGCACCGTCGGCCCCCGCCTCAACGCGGCCGCGATCAGCGGCGAGTACCTCTCCGCCGCGTCCTTCCTCGGCATCGCCGGCCTCGTCCTCGTCCAGGGCCCCGACATGCTCTGGTACCCGGTCGGCTACACCGCCGGCTACCTCGTCCTCCTGCTGTTCGTCGCCGCCCCGCTGCGCCGCTCCGGCGCGTACACCCTGCCCGACTTCGCCGAGGCCCGGCTTGCCTCCAAGACCGTGCGACGGCTCGCGGGGGCCTTCGTCGTCGGCGTCGGCTGGCTCTACCTCCTGCCCCAGCTCCAGGGCGCGGGACTGACGTTGAACGTGCTCACCGACGCCCCCGAATGGCTCGGCGGCGTCATCGTCGCCGTCGTCGTCTCCGCCACGGTCGCCGCCGGCGGCATGCGCAGCATCACCTTCGTCCAGGCCTTCCAGTACTGGCTCAAGCTCACCGCCCTCCTCGTCCCCGCCCTCTTCCTCGTCCTCGCCTGGCAGGGCGACGGCGCCCCGCGCCACGCCTTCGACGAGCCCGCGACCTTCCGTGAACAGCGTGTCGTCCGCGTCGACGAGACCCTCGACCTGAAGCTCGACGGCCCGCTCACCGTCACTGCCACCGGCACGATCGACGGCCGCCGCCACGACAACCGGCGCGTGGACCTGCCAGGCGGCACCCACCGCATCGAGAGGGGCACCCGTCTGACCTTCGCCGAGGGCGACCCCGTCCCCGTCGCCGACCGCGGCACCAACGGCGGCATGTCCACCTCGCTGGCGTCCGGCCGCGAGGAACGCCCCCTGTACGCCACCTACGGGCTGATCCTCGCCACCTTCCTCGGCACCATGGGCCTGCCACACGTCGTCGTCCGCTTCTACACCAGCCCGGACGGTGTCGCCGCCCGCCGCACCACGGTCGTCGTCCTCGGCATGATCGGCGTCTTCTACCTCCTGCCCCCGATCTACGGAGCACTCGGCCGGCTCTACGCCCCCGACCTCACCCTCACCGGCGACGCCGACGCGGCCGTCCTCCTGCTCCCGGACCGGATGATCGGCGGCCTCGGCGGCGACCTGCTCGGCGCACTGGTCGCGGGCGGTGCCTTCGCCGCGTTCCTGTCCACCGCCTCCGGACTGACCATGGCGGTCGCGGGTGTCCTCACCCAGGACGTGCTGCCCGCCCGGGGCGTACGGCACTTCCGGCTCGCCACGGTCCTCGCCATGGCGGTGCCGCTCGCCGCGAGCGTCCTGGTCGGCGGGCTGCCTGTCGCCGACGCGGTCGGCCTTGCCTTCGCCGTCTCGGCGTCCTCGTTCTGCCCGCTGCTCGTCCTCGGCATCTGGTGGCGGCGCCTGACCCCGCCGGGCGCCGCCGCGGGCATGCTCGTCGGAGGCGGCGCTGCCCTCCTCGCGGTCGCCGCCACGATGGCCGGATACCCCGGCACCGGCACTCTGCACGCCCTGCTGGCCTGGCCCGCCCTCTGGTCCGTACCGCTCGGCTTCCTCACGATGGTCCTGGTGTCCCTGGCCACCCCCGGCAAGGTCCCGGCCGAGACCCCGGCGATCCTGGCCCGCTTCCACCTCCCGGAGGAACTCGTCGGCGGCCGGACCCGCGCGGCGACCAAGGAGATCGAACTGTGGCGGCGATGA
- the rocD gene encoding ornithine--oxo-acid transaminase, with translation MTAPVRARSSADLIRAEEPVLAHNYHPLPVVVARAEGTWVEDVEGRRYLDMLAGYSALNFGHRHPALIEAAHRQLDTLTLTSRAFHNDRLAEFAESLAELTGLDMMLPMNTGAEAVESAIKVARKWAYEVKGVPADRATIVVADGNFHGRTTTIVSFSTDPVARDGFGPFTPGFRVVPYNDLAALEAAVDETTAAVLIEPIQGEAGVLIPDDGYLRGVRELTRRTGCLFIADEIQSGLGRTGRTLAVEHEDVLPDAVLLGKALGGGIVPVSAMVARREVLSVLRPGEHGSTFGGNPLAAAVGSAVVELLRTGEFQLRAAELGGVLRAGLTELVGRGVVGFRARGLWAGVDVDPAIGTGREISRRLMERGILVKDTHGSTIRLAPPLTITAAELRSALGTLGEVLGEGS, from the coding sequence ATGACCGCTCCCGTCCGCGCGCGTTCGTCGGCCGACCTGATCCGCGCCGAGGAGCCCGTCCTCGCGCACAACTACCACCCGCTGCCCGTGGTGGTCGCCCGCGCCGAGGGCACCTGGGTCGAGGACGTCGAGGGCCGCCGCTATCTGGACATGCTGGCTGGCTACTCCGCCCTCAACTTCGGGCACCGCCACCCGGCGCTGATCGAGGCCGCGCACCGCCAGCTCGACACCCTCACCCTCACCTCACGGGCGTTCCACAACGACCGGCTCGCCGAGTTCGCCGAGTCGCTGGCCGAGCTGACCGGCCTGGACATGATGCTGCCGATGAACACGGGCGCCGAGGCCGTGGAGAGCGCGATCAAGGTGGCCCGCAAGTGGGCGTACGAGGTGAAGGGCGTCCCGGCCGACCGGGCGACGATCGTGGTGGCCGACGGCAATTTCCACGGCCGGACGACGACGATCGTCAGCTTCTCCACCGACCCGGTGGCCCGGGACGGCTTCGGCCCGTTCACGCCCGGGTTCCGGGTGGTCCCGTACAACGACCTCGCGGCGCTGGAGGCGGCGGTCGACGAGACGACGGCCGCGGTGCTCATCGAGCCCATCCAGGGCGAGGCGGGCGTGCTCATCCCGGACGACGGCTATCTGCGCGGGGTCCGCGAGCTGACCCGGCGCACCGGCTGCCTGTTCATCGCCGACGAGATCCAGTCGGGCCTCGGCCGCACCGGCCGGACGCTCGCCGTGGAGCACGAGGACGTCCTCCCCGACGCCGTACTGCTCGGCAAGGCCCTCGGTGGCGGCATCGTACCGGTGTCGGCGATGGTGGCCCGCCGTGAGGTGCTGTCGGTCCTACGGCCCGGCGAGCACGGCTCGACGTTCGGCGGCAACCCCCTCGCCGCGGCGGTCGGGTCGGCGGTCGTCGAGCTGCTGCGCACCGGGGAGTTCCAGCTCAGGGCCGCCGAACTCGGCGGGGTGCTGCGGGCGGGGCTCACCGAACTGGTCGGCCGGGGCGTTGTCGGTTTCCGGGCGCGCGGACTGTGGGCGGGCGTCGACGTCGACCCCGCGATCGGTACGGGCCGCGAGATCAGCCGGCGGCTCATGGAGCGGGGCATTCTGGTCAAGGACACCCATGGCTCCACCATCCGGCTGGCCCCGCCCCTGACGATCACGGCGGCGGAACTCCGTTCGGCGCTGGGGACGTTGGGGGAGGTCCTGGGCGAGGGTTCCTGA